The following proteins are encoded in a genomic region of Brachypodium distachyon strain Bd21 chromosome 1, Brachypodium_distachyon_v3.0, whole genome shotgun sequence:
- the LOC100823727 gene encoding nudix hydrolase 14, chloroplastic: MAAATTRAAAQSLLGLGSRRSAPLPVATHRRRAVRMASSAPQLSATVAVPGAGSAGPVRVVAAPGLPEADFRKAVDSALFRKWLENLQTEKGVLAYGKLNLREILIQGVDMFGERVGFLKFKADIVDEETKAKIPGIVFARGPAVAVLILLESKGQTYAVLTEQARVPIGKFVLELPAGMLDDEKGDFVGTAVREVEEETGIKLNLEDMVDLTALLDPATGCRMFPSPGGCNEEIGLFLYRGHVDAETIKALQGKETGLRDHGELIKLRVVPYDQLWRSTADAKALSAIALYEMAKKEGILPSSPRGSLANL, translated from the exons ATGGCTGCGGCGACGACCCGTGCAGCAGCTCAGAGTCTGCTTGGCCTCGGGTCCCGTCGCAGCGCGCCGCTGCCTGTCGCGACCCACCGCCGGAGAGCTGTGCGCATGGCCTCGTCAGCGCCTCAGCTCAGCGCGACCGTCGCTGTGCCCGGCGCGGGGAGCGCCGGGCCCGTCCGGGTCGTGGCAGCGCCGGGCCTCCCCGAGGCGGACTTCAGGAAGGCGGTGGACTCCGCGCTGTTCAGGAAGTGGCTGGAGAACCTGCAGACGGAGAAGGGCGTGCTCGCCTACGGGAAGCTGAATCTCAGGGAGATCCTCATCCAG GGCGTTGACATGTTCGGGGAACGCGTGGGCTTTCTTAAGTTCAAGGCCGACATCGTCGACGAGGAAACCAAAGCCAAG ATTCCAGGAATTGTCTTTGCAAGAGGGCCTGCAGTCGCTGTGTTGATTCTTTTGGAGTCCAAAGGGCAAACTTACGCTGTTCTTACTGAACAG GCTAGAGTGCCTATTGGAAAATTTGTATTGGAATTACCAGCCGGTATGCTAGATGATGAAAAAGGCGATTTTGTTGGCACCGCAGTCCGAGAG GTTGAAGAAGAAACTGGTATAAAGTTAAACTTAGAGGACATGGTTGATCTTACTGCACTGCTCGATCCTGCTACTGGATGCAGAATGTTTCCATCTCCG GGTGGCTGCAACGAAGAGATTGGTCTGTTCCTATACAGGGGGCATGTCGACGCTGAGACCATCAAGGCTCTCCAGGGGAAGGAAACTGGCCTACGGGACCACGGCGAGCTGATCAAGCTGCGTGTGGTCCCGTACGACCAGCTCTGGCGCTCAACAGCAGATGCGAAAGCGCTCTCTGCCATAGCTCTGTATGAAATGGCCAAGAAGGAAGGCATCCTGCCCTCGTCACCTCGCGGGTCATTGGCGAACCTGTAG
- the LOC100827300 gene encoding uncharacterized protein LOC100827300 isoform X1 → MRSRPSSAASSPSRMQRGGGNTGAAASSGVTPGSGKQDADGTGKNKAGKDKKTKKQAALETAADGKAADVRGEGGPEDEQNVNEDESKRKRKRGKAVDLRFKELDATVSVSKKQKRKKHLYEKKKKRKGGKVEILVDFPGREKVKFGDIVQAPPKLSFPKLKSPLDASRERIRKEVVEKYRNIKG, encoded by the exons ATGCGCTCCCGTccaagctccgccgcctcatCGCCATCCAGAATGCAgagaggcggcggcaacaCCGGCGCCGCTGCTTCGTCAG GTGTGACTCCCGGGAGCGGGAAGCAAGACGCCGATGGGACGGGGAAGAACAAGGCTGGCAAAGATAAG AAAACTAAGAAGCAGGCAGCACTGGAGACTGCTGCCGATGGCAAAGCAGCAGATGTTAGAGGTGAGGGTGGACCAGAGGACGAGCAGAACGTGAATGAGGATGAAAGCAAGAGAAAGAGGAAGCGTGGGAAGGCTGTCGATCTACGTTTCAAGGAACTTGATGCAACTGTCTCGGTTTCGAAGAagcagaaaaggaagaa ACACTTgtatgagaaaaaaaagaagcgcAAGGGTGGTAAGGTTGAAATACTTGTGGATTTCCCTGGACGTGAAAAGGTCAAATTTGGTGATATTGTCCAGGCTCCACCAAAGTTATCATTCCCAAAG CTGAAGAGTCCTTTGGATGCTTCTCGTGAGAGGATAAGAAAAGAGGTGGTTGAAAAATACAGAAATATCAAAGGCTGA
- the LOC100827300 gene encoding uncharacterized protein LOC100827300 isoform X2, translating into MRSRPSSAASSPSRMQRGGGNTGAAASSGVTPGSGKQDADGTGKNKAGKDKKTKKQAALETAADGKAADVRGEGGPEDEQNVNEDESKRKRKRGKAVDLRFKELDATVSVSKKQKRKN; encoded by the exons ATGCGCTCCCGTccaagctccgccgcctcatCGCCATCCAGAATGCAgagaggcggcggcaacaCCGGCGCCGCTGCTTCGTCAG GTGTGACTCCCGGGAGCGGGAAGCAAGACGCCGATGGGACGGGGAAGAACAAGGCTGGCAAAGATAAG AAAACTAAGAAGCAGGCAGCACTGGAGACTGCTGCCGATGGCAAAGCAGCAGATGTTAGAGGTGAGGGTGGACCAGAGGACGAGCAGAACGTGAATGAGGATGAAAGCAAGAGAAAGAGGAAGCGTGGGAAGGCTGTCGATCTACGTTTCAAGGAACTTGATGCAACTGTCTCGGTTTCGAAGAagcagaaaaggaagaa CTGA
- the LOC100824037 gene encoding cytochrome P450 704C1 isoform X2, which yields MASQLFSLGASTVICLVSALAIALLVTALYILGVVASFAVFCIREFAQRAQDRPPLIGTVFRQLKNFDRIFDEHVKYALQHPTTRLVYPGHSEILTADPAVIEHVLKTNFSNYSKGAFNTEIAKDLFGNGIFATDGEKWRHQRKLASHEFSTKVLRDFSSDVFRMNAAKLSEKISCAAAKRITINMQKAREDILSRFIQESEKDPQTMNDRYLRDIVLSFLIAGKDTTGDTLSWFFYMLCKNPVVQDKIAFEIRESVEWVQEDNNMEMFTARLKQGAIDKMHYLHAAITETLRLYPGVPVDGKMADEDDVLPNGYRVMKGDGMNYMIYAMGRMKYLWGEDAEEFRPERWLVNAVFQHESPYKFVAFNAGPRICLGKEFAYRQMKIVAASLLHFFRFRLEDESKGPTYKPMFTLHMDKGLHLFACPRKVSA from the exons ATGGCTTCCCAGCTCTTCTCCCTCGGTGCATCTACAGTGATATGCTTAGTTTCAGCTCTTGCCATAGCCCTATTGGTGACCGCCCTCTACATTCTCGGCGTTGTTGCATCCTTTGCCGTCTTCTGCATTAGAGAGTTCGCCCAGAGAGCACAGGACCGGCCACCGCTCATCGGGACCGTGTTCCGCCAGCTCAAAAACTTCGACAGGATCTTTGACGAGCATGTGAAGTATGCGCTTCAGCACCCCACCACCAGGCTAGTCTACCCCGGACACAGTGAGATCTTAACAGCCGACCCTGCCGTCATCGAGCATGTCCTCAAGACAAACTTTAGTAACTACAGCAAG GGGGCCTTCAACACTGAAATTGCGAAGGATCTCTTTGGGAATGGAATTTTCGCAACAGATGGGGAGAAGTGGCGACACCAGAGGAAGCTAGCAAGCCATGAATTCTCAACCAAAGTGCTACGTGATTTCAGCAGTGATGTTTTCAGAATGAATGCTGCAAAACTGTCAGAGAAGATCTCGTGTGCAGCTGCTAAAAGAATTACCATAAACATGCAG AAAGCCAGAGAGGACATACTATCAAGATTCATACAAGAAAGTGAGAAGGACCCTCAGACAATGAACGATCGTTATCTGCGTGACATAGTCCTCAGCTTCCTGATTGCTGGGAAAGACACAACAGGAGATACCCTTTCATGGTTCTTCTACATGCTCTGCAAGAACCCAGTGGTGCAGGATAAGATTGCCTTTGAAATCAGGGAATCTGTTGAGTGGGTGCAAGAAGATAACAACATGGAAATGTTCACTGCAAGATTGAAACAAGGTGCCATTGACAAAATGCACTACCTCCATGCTGCGATTACTGAGACTCTCCGGCTGTATCCTGGTGTTCCAGTG GATGGTAAGATGGCAGATGAAGATGATGTACTACCTAACGGCTATAGAGTAATGAAAGGAGATGGAATGAACTACATGATTTATGCCATGGGGAGAATGAAATACCTTTGGGGGGAGGATGCCGAAGAATTCAGACCTGAAAGATGGCTTGTGAATGCAGTCTTCCAGCATGAGAGCCCTTACAAGTTTGTAGCTTTCAAT GCCGGACCACGTATCTGCTTGGGGAAAGAATTTGCATACAGGCAGATGAAAATTGTGGCTGCTTCTCTCTTACATTTCTTCAGGTTCAGACTGGAAGATGAATCCAAGGGTCCAACATACAAACCAATGTTTACTCTCCACATGGATAAAGGCCTCCATCTATTTGCGTGCCCCCGTAAAGTTTCAGCTTGA
- the LOC100824037 gene encoding cytochrome P450 704C1 isoform X1: MASQLFSLGASTVICLVSALAIALLVTALYILGVVASFAVFCIREFAQRAQDRPPLIGTVFRQLKNFDRIFDEHVKYALQHPTTRLVYPGHSEILTADPAVIEHVLKTNFSNYSKGAFNTEIAKDLFGNGIFATDGEKWRHQRKLASHEFSTKVLRDFSSDVFRMNAAKLSEKISCAAAKRITINMQDLLMRTTMDSIFKVGFGFELNTLYGTDESSIEFSKAFDEANSLVYYRYVDLFWKLKRYFNIGSEAKLKKSIQIIDNFVIHLIHQKKEKMKNGSDHKAREDILSRFIQESEKDPQTMNDRYLRDIVLSFLIAGKDTTGDTLSWFFYMLCKNPVVQDKIAFEIRESVEWVQEDNNMEMFTARLKQGAIDKMHYLHAAITETLRLYPGVPVDGKMADEDDVLPNGYRVMKGDGMNYMIYAMGRMKYLWGEDAEEFRPERWLVNAVFQHESPYKFVAFNAGPRICLGKEFAYRQMKIVAASLLHFFRFRLEDESKGPTYKPMFTLHMDKGLHLFACPRKVSA, encoded by the exons ATGGCTTCCCAGCTCTTCTCCCTCGGTGCATCTACAGTGATATGCTTAGTTTCAGCTCTTGCCATAGCCCTATTGGTGACCGCCCTCTACATTCTCGGCGTTGTTGCATCCTTTGCCGTCTTCTGCATTAGAGAGTTCGCCCAGAGAGCACAGGACCGGCCACCGCTCATCGGGACCGTGTTCCGCCAGCTCAAAAACTTCGACAGGATCTTTGACGAGCATGTGAAGTATGCGCTTCAGCACCCCACCACCAGGCTAGTCTACCCCGGACACAGTGAGATCTTAACAGCCGACCCTGCCGTCATCGAGCATGTCCTCAAGACAAACTTTAGTAACTACAGCAAG GGGGCCTTCAACACTGAAATTGCGAAGGATCTCTTTGGGAATGGAATTTTCGCAACAGATGGGGAGAAGTGGCGACACCAGAGGAAGCTAGCAAGCCATGAATTCTCAACCAAAGTGCTACGTGATTTCAGCAGTGATGTTTTCAGAATGAATGCTGCAAAACTGTCAGAGAAGATCTCGTGTGCAGCTGCTAAAAGAATTACCATAAACATGCAG GATCTTTTGATGAGAACAACAATGGATTCAATCTTTAAAGTGGGATTTGGTTTCGAGCTTAATACACTATACGGAACAGATGAATCTAGCATTGAATTCAGTAAGGCATTCGATGAGGCAAATTCCCTGGTTTACTATCGGTATGTTGATCTGTTCTGGAAACTCAAAAGGTATTTTAATATCGGGTCAGAAGCCAAACTCAAGAAGAGCATTCAGATAATAGACAACTTTGTGATACATTTGATCCatcaaaagaaagagaaaatgaaGAATGGAAGCGATCAT AAAGCCAGAGAGGACATACTATCAAGATTCATACAAGAAAGTGAGAAGGACCCTCAGACAATGAACGATCGTTATCTGCGTGACATAGTCCTCAGCTTCCTGATTGCTGGGAAAGACACAACAGGAGATACCCTTTCATGGTTCTTCTACATGCTCTGCAAGAACCCAGTGGTGCAGGATAAGATTGCCTTTGAAATCAGGGAATCTGTTGAGTGGGTGCAAGAAGATAACAACATGGAAATGTTCACTGCAAGATTGAAACAAGGTGCCATTGACAAAATGCACTACCTCCATGCTGCGATTACTGAGACTCTCCGGCTGTATCCTGGTGTTCCAGTG GATGGTAAGATGGCAGATGAAGATGATGTACTACCTAACGGCTATAGAGTAATGAAAGGAGATGGAATGAACTACATGATTTATGCCATGGGGAGAATGAAATACCTTTGGGGGGAGGATGCCGAAGAATTCAGACCTGAAAGATGGCTTGTGAATGCAGTCTTCCAGCATGAGAGCCCTTACAAGTTTGTAGCTTTCAAT GCCGGACCACGTATCTGCTTGGGGAAAGAATTTGCATACAGGCAGATGAAAATTGTGGCTGCTTCTCTCTTACATTTCTTCAGGTTCAGACTGGAAGATGAATCCAAGGGTCCAACATACAAACCAATGTTTACTCTCCACATGGATAAAGGCCTCCATCTATTTGCGTGCCCCCGTAAAGTTTCAGCTTGA
- the LOC112269836 gene encoding uncharacterized protein LOC112269836, whose translation MYKAQAGRGRPGPSRRAMNSAARPSRQKERRFLKNITASQKKNHRCRDSFSVSSPAYSDGEKRGGGRARGCEYRRARRVPGRNPTRDARGRVLVTTARRILLRLFAEESSEETRPAVGHRLDAHVTPRSPRSADSFPASSPANPVEKRGPRLDIDWMHMFNGGSAKPTEVEFLTTLPTAVAPRSPRSANSFSASSPVKEHGGRVDIDWMDMFSCGSAEPPEFEFLPSLPAVVAPRSTRPAESFCVSSHANPVKKHGGRVDIDWMDMFNCGSAESPEFEFLPSPPSAVAPRSARPAESFCVSSNANPVKKHKARVDIDWMDMFNGRSAEPPEVEFSSPLPTAVAPRSARLAESFCVSSHANPVKKHGARVDIDWMEMFIGGSTELPEVDFSSPARGRRP comes from the exons ATGTACAAAGCACAAGCTGGGCGGGGCCGGCCTGGGCCTAGCAGGAGGGCCATGAACTCCGCCGCCCGACCCTCTAGACAAAAGGAACGAagattcttaaaaaacatcactgcctctcaaaaaaaaaatcaccgcTGCCGGGATTCGTTCTCCGTCTCTTCGCCAGCGTACTCGGATGGGGAAAAgcgtggcggcggaagagcgCGCGGGTGCGAATATAGACGGGCGCGCCGTGTTCCTGGACGGAATCCCACCAGAGATGCCAGAGGCCGTGTTCTCGTCACCACCGC CCGCCGAATCCTTCTCCGCCTCTTCGCCGAGGAATCCAGTGAAGAAACGCGGCCCGCGGTTGGACATCGATTGGATGCACATGTTACCCCAAGATCTCCACGGTCAGCCGATTCCTTCCCCGCCTCTTCGCCGGCGAATCCAGTGGAGAAACGCGGCCCACGGTTGGACATAGATTGGATGCACATGTTCAATGGCGGAAGTGCTAAGCCGACGGAGGTTGAGTTCTTGACAACCCTGCCGACTGCCGTCGCCCCTAGGTCTCCACGCTCCGCCAATTCCTTCTCTGCCTCGTCACCAGTGAAGGAACACGGCGGACGGGTGGATATAGATTGGATGGATATGTTCAGCTGTGGAAGCGCTGAGCCGCCTGAGTTCGAATTCTTGCCATCACTTCCCGCCGTTGTCGCCCCTAGGTCTACACGGCCTGCTGAATCCTTCTGTGTCTCTTCCCATGCGAATCCAGTGAAGAAACACGGCGGACGGGTGGATATAGATTGGATGGATATGTTCAATTGTGGAAGCGCTGAGTCACCGGAGTTTGAATTCTTGCCATCACCGCCCTCCGCTGTCGCCCCTAGGTCTGCACGGCCTGCTGAATCCTTCTGCGTCTCTTCCAATGCAAATCCAGTGAAGAAACACAAAGCACGGGTGGATATAGATTGGATGGATATGTTCAATGGTAGAAGTGCTGAGCCGCCGGAGGTCGAGTTCTCGTCACCCCTGCCCACCGCCGTTGCCCCTAGGTCTGCACGGCTTGCCGAATCCTTCTGCGTCTCTTCCCATGCGAATCCAGTGAAGAAACACGGAGCACGGGTGGATATAGATTGGATGGAGATGTTTATTGGTGGAAGCACTGAGCTGCCAGAGGTCGATTTCTCGTCCCCTGCCCGCGGTCGTCGCCCCTAA